The Primulina huaijiensis isolate GDHJ02 chromosome 17, ASM1229523v2, whole genome shotgun sequence genome window below encodes:
- the LOC140962941 gene encoding uncharacterized protein codes for MRSDSVPILSPESETMPIPLSIKEEDDELASSTTKALLPFDTDYFSSSSSQKSPSRSTILFVSLILTTCIALSAALAFGFLFFSVADSSTSSSIASSASDSTSNVEFSRSLTKLKQPVVLLISSDGFRFGYQYKTDVPSINRLIQNGTEAELGLIPVFPTITFPNHYSIVTGLYPAYHGIINNYFTDPETGDHFNMASHEPKWWLGEPLWETVVNNGLKASTYFWPGSEVHKGSWNCPKDYCMFYNKSVPFEERVDTVLKYFDLPSSEIPSFMTLYFEDPDHQGHQVGPDDPQITEAIVEVDKLIGRLILGLEQRGVFEDVNIILLGDHGMVGTCDRKLIFLDDLVKWIEIPKEWVQSYSPLLAISPPPGYSSKDIVAKMNEGLKSGNVGNGQYLTVYLKEELPSRLHYSSSYRIPPIIGLIAEGFKVEQKSTKKQECGGAHGYDNEFFSMRTIFFAHGPRFARGRKVPSFENVQIYNLVTTILGIQGASNNGSVLFPQGILLPSH; via the coding sequence ATGAGATCAGATTCGGTGCCCATTTTGAGCCCCGAAAGTGAGACCATGCCGATACCGCTCTCGATCAAAGAAGAAGACGATGAACTTGCGAGCTCGACGACCAAAGCCCTTCTACCCTTTGACACGGACTATTTTTCATCGAGTTCTTCGCAAAAGTCTCCCTCCAGATCTACGATTCTGTTCGTTTCTCTCATTTTAACGACCTGCATCGCTCTTTCTGCTGCACTTGCATTTGGGTTTTTGTTTTTCTCTGTCGCTGATAGCTCCACTTCCTCTTCTATAGCATCGTCAGCATCTGATTCTACTTCCAATGTTGAATTCTCAAGATCTCTCACAAAGCTAAAACAACCTGTCGTCTTATTGATTTCCTCCGATGGATTCAGGTTTGGGTATCAGTACAAGACAGATGTTCCGAGTATTAATAGACTGATTCAGAATGGGACTGAAGCTGAGCTGGGATTGATTCCAGTGTTTCCAACTATTACCTTCCCCAACCATTACTCCATTGTCACAGGTTTGTACCCTGCTTATCATggaattattaataattattttactgATCCGGAGACTGGTGACCACTTCAATATGGCTAGTCATGAACCCAAGTGGTGGCTGGGTGAACCCCTGTGGGAGACTGTGGTTAATAATGGATTGAAGGCTTCAACTTATTTCTGGCCTGGTTCTGAGGTACACAAGGGTTCTTGGAATTGTCCCAAGGATTATTgcatgttttataataaatctGTGCCTTTTGAAGAAAGAGTTGATACTGTTTTGAAGTACTTTGATTTGCCTAGTAGCGAGATCCCCTCATTTATGACATTGTATTTCGAGGATCCTGATCATCAAGGCCATCAGGTTGGTCCTGATGATCCTCAGATTACTGAAGCTATTGTTGAAGTGGATAAGTTGATTGGGAGATTGATTCTTGGTCTGGAACAGAGAGGGGTTTTTGAGGATGTGAATATCATTTTGTTAGGTGATCATGGGATGGTGGGTACTTGTGACCGAAAGTTGATATTTTTAGATGATCTAGTGAAATGGATTGAGATTCCGAAGGAATGGGTTCAATCTTACAGTCCACTGCTTGCAATTAGTCCGCCTCCTGGTTATTCGTCGAAGGATATTGTTGCTAAGATGAACGAGGGGTTGAAGTCGGGTAATGTAGGAAATGGGCAGTATTTGACAGTTTATCTCAAAGAGGAACTTCCTAGCAGGCTGCATTATTCATCTAGTTATCGAATCCCGCCAATTATTGGGTTGATTGCGGAGGGGTTTAAAGTGGAGCAGAAGAGTACAAAAAAGCAAGAATGTGGAGGAGCACATGGATATGACAACGAATTTTTCTCCATGCGGACCATATTTTTTGCTCATGGACCTCGATTTGCCAGGGGACGGAAAGTCCCGTCTTTTGAGAATGTTCAGATTTACAACTTAGTTACAACAATCCTGGGCATCCAGGgagcttctaacaacggttcgGTGTTGTTTCCCCAGGGTATTCTCTTGCCTAGCCATTAA